The Oryzias latipes chromosome 1, ASM223467v1 genome contains a region encoding:
- the LOC101159418 gene encoding keratin, type I cytoskeletal 19 — MFHASPLRGWMRAPSVHGGAGGCGTRVSLSTCAGSWGSGHADTPAHCSEKLTMQNLNMRLSNYLEKVRSLEEENRKLELNIRELCLKKTVAPHNFSRYFETINDLRVEISRRCSVNQSLTLQVDNHRLAAEDFRMKYEMELSLKKAVDADMFRLRKVRDGLTLGISDLEIFVENLQEELVTLKKNHSEEMHQLQAGQTSTVNVEVDAANSVDLTEVLEKVRVSYEAVLKKNKLELEAWYHCKMESLQKEIVSCTTEVKTFETELTELKRTYQSLEIKWESVCAEVQLLRENLEEANSFCSITLSQQQETIYSLEMQLQELKVSLQQMQVKYSMLLQLRMKLEAEIAEYRRLLEGEHQEKKRDVIICRVTEEVEEPKHHIEKRVRTIVEEIIDGQVVSSSQKTQVQTIQ; from the exons ATGTTCCACGCCAGCCCCTTACGCGGATGGATGCGCGCTCCAAGCGTGCACGGCGGAGCGGGAGGCTGTGGCACGCGCGTCTCCCTGTCCACCTGCGCCGGCTCTTGGGGGTCAGGACACGCGGACACGCCCGCGCACTGCAGCGAGAAGCTCACCATGCAGAACCTCAACATGCGCCTGTCCAACTATCTGGAGAAG GTGCGCTCTCTGGAGGAGGAAAACAGGAAGCTGGAGCTGAACATCCGGGAGCTCTGCCTGAAGAAAACAGTCGCTCCTCACAACTTCAGCAGATACTTTGAGACGATCAACGACCTGCGTGTGGAG ATCTCAAGGAGATGCTCAGTAAACCAAAGCCTCACCCTCCAGGTGGACAATCACAGACTGGCTGCAGAAGACTTCAGAATGAA GTATGAAATGGAGCTCAGCCTGAAGAAAGCTGTGGACGCTGACATGTTCCGCCTCAGGAAGGTCAGGGACGGCCTGACCCTCGGAATCAGTGACCTGGAGATATTCGTAGAAAACCTACAGGAGGAATTAGTGACTCTGAAAAAGAACCACTCGGAG GAGATGCATCAGCTGCAGGCGGGGCAAACCAGCACAGTGAATGTGGAGGTGGATGCTGCAAACTCAGTGGATCTGACCGAGGTCCTGGAGAAGGTCAGGGTGAGTTATGAAGCTGTGCTGAAGAAGAACAAGCTGGAGCTGGAGGCGTGGTACCATTGCAAG ATGGAAAGTCTCCAGAAGGAGATTGTTTCATGCACAACAGAAGTGAAGACATTTGAAACCGAACTGACAGAACTGAAGAGGACCTACCAGAGTCTGGAGATAAAGTGGGAGTCCGTCTGTGCTGAG GTTCAGCTCCTGCGTGAGAACCTGGAGGAAGCAAATTCTTTTTGCAGCATTACGCTGAGTCAGCAGCAGGAGACCATCTACTCACTGGAgatgcagctgcaggagctgaaggtCTCGCTTCAGCAGATGCAGGTGAAGTACagcatgctgctgcagctcaggaTGAAGCTGGAGGCGGAGATCGCTGAGTACCGGAGGCTGCTGGAGGGAGAACACCAAGAGAAAAAGAG AGATGTGATCATTTGCAGAGTGACGGAGGAGGTGGAAG AGCCAAAGCACCACATTGAGAAGAGGGTGAGGACCATTGTGGAGGAGATCATCGATGGGCAGGTGGTGTCCTCCTCTCAGAAAACCCAAGTGCAGACCATTCAGTGA
- the LOC101159648 gene encoding keratin, type I cytoskeletal 13 has translation MSNYSSMHLSSRSSGAGGSSMGLNQRYASSVYAGSGGRGTRVSVSSGSFGAGGGLGSGGFAFGSGGSAGFAGGAGGAGSGDFQLGANDKATMQNLNDRLASYLEKVRTLEKANSELELKIRNFLDSKAAPAGRDYSKFYATIVELQGKIQDGYRTKGSIQISLDNARLAADDFRSKFETELCMRQSVEADIAELRRVLDQLTLARSDLELQIEGLREELVFLKKNHEEEMASMRTQVTGQVNVEVDAKPQEDLSAIMAEIREQYEAMANKNKKELQEWYDKKAEGLKSEMSVKQETLISSKSEISDLNRTLQNLQIELQSQLSLKAALEGQLHETEARFSSQISAFQQKVSVLEEQLVMMRNDMEHQSREYQILFDIKTRLEMEIAEYRRLLDGEATQTSSTSSSKSSSTSSTTTKKIIVVTEEIKDGVVVTSSSQVSS, from the exons ATGAGTAACTATTCTAGCATGCACTTGTCCTCACGCTCCTCTGGAGCAGGAGGCTCAAGTATGGGCTTGAATCAAAGATATGCTTCCAGCGTCTATGCTGGCTCAGGCGGCAGAGGGACCAGAGTCTCTGTTTCCTCTGGTTCTTTTGGGGCcggaggtggtcttggttctGGTGGTTTTGCTTTTGGCTCAGGAGGTAGTGCAGGCTTTGCTGGCGGTGCAGGCGGTGCAGGCAGTGGAGACTTCCAACTTGGAGCCAATGACAAGGCCACCATGCAGAACCTCAATGACCGGCTTGCCAGCTACCTGGAGAAGGTGCGCACCCTGGAGAAGGCGAACAGTGAGCTCGAGCTCAAGATCCGAAATTTCCTGGACAGCAAAGCTGCCCCCGCCGGCCGTGACTATTCAAAGTTCTATGCCACCATCGTAGAACTGCAGGGAAAG ATCCAGGACGGGTACCGTACCAAAGGAAGCATTCAAATTTCTTTGGATAACGCCAGGCTGGCCGCTGATGACTTCAGAAGCAA GTTTGAGACCGAGCTCTGCATGCGCCAGTCAGTGGAGGCAGACATTGCTGAGCTGAGGAGAGTGCTTGACCAGCTGACCCTTGCCAGGTCAGACTTGGAGCTCCAGATTGAAGGCCTCAGGGAGGAGCTGGTCTTCCTCAAGAAGAACCACGAGGAG GAAATGGCGTCAATGAGGACTCAGGTCACTGGTCAGGTCAACGTTGAGGTGGACGCAAAACCACAGGAGGACTTGAGTGCCATCATGGCTGAGATCCGTGAGCAGTACGAGGCCATGgctaataaaaacaagaaagaactTCAAGAGTGGTACGATAAAAAG GCAGAGGGGCTGAAGTCAGAGATGTCTGTGAAACAAGAAACTTTAATCTCGTCAAAGTCCGAAATCTCAGATCTCAATCGGACACTTCAAAACCTGCAAATAGAGCTGCAGTCTCAACTCAGTTTG AAAGCTGCTCTGGAGGGCCAATTACACGAAACAGAGGCACGCTTTTCTTCTCAGATCTCTGCCTTCCAGCAAAAGGTATCAGTTCTGGAGGAGCAGTTAGTCATGATGCGCAACGACATGGAACACCAAAGTCGAGAATACCAGATCTTGTTTGACATCAAGACCAGACTGGAGATGGAGATTGCAGAATACAGAAGGCTGTTGGATGGAGAGGCCAC GCaaacctcctccacctcctcttccAAATCCTCCAGCACTTCCTCCACCACGACCAAAAAGATCATTGTGGTCACTGAGGAGATCAAGGACGGAGTGGTTGTGACATCCTCCTCACAGGTTTCCTCTTAA